A single Anopheles maculipalpis chromosome 3RL, idAnoMacuDA_375_x, whole genome shotgun sequence DNA region contains:
- the LOC126562813 gene encoding uncharacterized protein LOC126562813, producing the protein MLLPKMRKLSFSMLIHLLVLLIGGAKCEPQEGYFYPRPTPQCVPQVFTETVTDYATETLNHFFTDVNTVYLTDYLTSTVVNPVLITSTEYAVSTVFVPQLEYVTETSTLVLQPSPVIQYVTETVVSTVFSQGDFSGGAAVNTYLPPEPAPLPVPLPLPNPVIINNGLQVQQPPLPPPPPYIPPPQVSLPPVLEHPVTHQPFLPALDENFQGHRLLGEPSIGADAFGGVHSLPNVHAVPPTYDDHDGYRYKRKLAEETTKKSTTTTVSPKSA; encoded by the exons ATGCTGCTGCCAAAGATG AGGAAGCTATCGTTTTCGATGCTAATACACCTGCTGGTGTTACTGATCGGCGGTGCAAAGTGTGAACCACAGGAAGGATACTTTTATCCACGGCCCACGCCACAATGCGTGCCACAAGTCTTCACCGAAACGGTCACGGATTATGCGACCGAAACGTTGAACCACTTCTTTACGGACGTCAACACGGTGTACCTGACGGACTATTTGACCTCCACCGTGGTCAATCCGGTGCTTATCACCTCCACCGAGTATGCCGTATCGACAGTGTTCGTTCCACAGCTAGAATATGTGACGGAAACAAGCACCCTGGTGTTGCAACCGAGCCCAGTCATCCAGTACGTTACCGAAACCGTGGTCTCGACAGTGTTCTCACAGGGAGACTTTAGTGGTGGTGCCGCTGTCAACACTTATCTCCCACCGGAACCGGCTCCACTGCCAGTGCCTTTGCCCCTGCCGAATCCGGTAATTATTAACAACGGTCTTCAGGTACAGCAACCACCActaccgccgccgccaccCTACATCCCACCGCCGCAGGTATCTCTGCCCCCGGTGCTGGAGCATCCCGTAACACATCAACCGTTCCTTCCTGCGCTTGACGAAAACTTCCAAGGACATCGTTTGCTCGGTGAGCCGAGCATTGGTGCGGATGCATTTGGAGGTGTTCACTCGCTGCCGAACGTTCACGCAGTGCCACCGACGTACGACGATCACGACGGCTATCGCTACAAACGCAAGCTGGCGGAGGAAACGACGAAAAAATCGACCACCACAACGGTTTCACCAAAGTCGGCGTGA